In one Salvelinus sp. IW2-2015 linkage group LG26, ASM291031v2, whole genome shotgun sequence genomic region, the following are encoded:
- the LOC111952563 gene encoding low-density lipoprotein receptor-related protein 8 isoform X3, which produces MALTTVDKNCHKSYPVIRTVQPSPSSVSGQGAALPGNCPAGQDVGPDACPFGQTRAPHTCFSSEFSCGDGQCMPHSWRCDHSPDCADASDEDDCDQNECLVSNGGCSHLCVDLPRGFLCDCPAGMRLVHDTQCEGEWHLRESLIGPRVFPDHVM; this is translated from the exons ATGGCACTGACGACTGTGGATAAGAACTGTCATAAGTCATATCCTGTCATAAGAACTGTACAGCCGAGTCCTTCCTCTGTGAGCGGACAGGGAGCTGCGTTGCCAGGCAACTGCCCCGCTGGGCAGGATGTGGGTCCCGACGCATGTCCCTTTGGCCAGACCCGGGCCCCTCACACTTGCTTCAGCTCTGAGTTCAGTTGTGGGGACGGCCAATGTATGCCTCACTCCTGGAGGTGTGACCACTCGCCGGACTGTGCTGACGCGAGCGACGAGGACGACTGTG ATCAGAATGAGTGTCTGGTGAGCAATGGCGGCTGTTCTCACCTGTGTGTAGACCTGCCGAGGGGCTTCCTCTGTGACTGTCCCGCTGGTATGAGGTTGGTGCACGACACCCAATGTGAGGGTGAGTGGCATCTCCGAGAGTCATTgatagggcccagagtttttcctgaccatgtgatgTGA
- the LOC111952806 gene encoding NADH dehydrogenase [ubiquinone] 1 alpha subcomplex subunit 7, with translation MATATKIIQRLRNLLSGHNLQAKLQLRYGEIAKRTLPPPKLPVGPSHKFAFNYYNGRDGRRESAPAMVVMSCQKALTACQALEVPAKRPVTPGNVPRELTLSTDQPYL, from the exons ATGGCTACTGCTACAAAAATTATCCAGAGGCTCAGAAATCTTTTGTCGGGG CATAATCTGCAAGCAAAGCTACAGTTGCGTTACGGTGAGATTGCAAAGAG GACCCTACCACCACCCAAACTTCCTGTTGGGCCCAGCCACAAGTTTGCCTTCAATTACTATAATGGCAGAGATGGGCGTAGAGAGTCTGCACCTGCAATGGTTGTGATGTCGTGTCAAAAGGCCTTGACTGCTTG CCAAGCTCTGGAGGTGCCAGCAAAGCGTCCAGTCACACCTGGAAATGTTCCCAGGGAGCTAACGCTGTCTACAGACCAGCCATACCTCTGA